AACCCCAGGTAGGCGAATCGCTCTTTGAAATGGAAGGCCTGAGCCCTGACGAACAGTATTTCCGATTGGTGGGCATCCTGCAGGCCCTGGCGGAATCCCTGGAGACCGAGGAAACGGAACTGCTGCACGAACAGCCCTACCACAACCCGGCCAGCGCTGTCGACCAGGAGCGCATCCGGAAGATATTCGCCTATATCGATAATCATTACCGGGAACCCATTGCGCTGGAGGATATTGCCGGTACCTGCCACCTGACCCGGGAGGCCTTTTGCAGGTACTTCAAGAAAATGACCAAATACACCTTTACGGAATTCCTGAACCGCTACCGGGTAAGCCAGGCCAAAAGGGAATTGCTGGCAGGGAACACCGTAGGAGATGCCTGTTTTGCCTCCGGCTTCCAGAGCATGTCGTACTTCAACCGCGTGTTCAACCGGGTGGCCGGGATGAACCCCAGCGATTACCGGGATTCCGGGGAAGCCTTCAGGAACTCGCCACAACCGGGTCCAGCGAGCACCCCGGGTTCCTGATCCATTGCCTATTGCCGTACGCCGACGCCTGGACGGAACCCGGCGGGGCCAACCGGAGTCAACCGGGGCCAATCAGGGCCAACCGGAGTCAACCGGGGCCAATCAGGGCCGACCGGAGTCAACCGGAGCCATCCGGAGCCATCCGGAGCCACCGGATTTTTGTTATCTTCGGATGGTGCACCAACCCTGCCGGCATCCGGTTCCGGGTTGTGCACGCATCAACCGACCTACATGAAATTTAAAGATCAATCGGCCATAGTTACCGGTGCCGGTAAGGGCATCGGGCTCGAAATCTGCCGGGAACTGATTCGGGAAGGAGCCCGCGTGGTCCTCAACGACCTGGACGAAAAACTGGCGGCCGAAGCCGCCGGGGAACTCGGGCCGTCCTGTACACCGGTTGCAGGGGATGCCAGCAACCCGGAAATCATCCGGCAGTTGGTCCATGCCGGGACCTCCTTTACCGGTCGCCTGGACATCGCGATCGCAAATGCGGG
This genomic window from Robiginitalea biformata HTCC2501 contains:
- a CDS encoding AraC family transcriptional regulator, with protein sequence MQIRLETITSSEDRSFSLMFNPRLSDLFFWHFHPEFELVYIDNAWGNRHVGRHFSRYNQSDLVLIGSNIPHLNFDYGVTTDYRKAVLHMKKEWVESHFLGTRELTRINHLMRLSAHGIVFHGTIKPQVGESLFEMEGLSPDEQYFRLVGILQALAESLETEETELLHEQPYHNPASAVDQERIRKIFAYIDNHYREPIALEDIAGTCHLTREAFCRYFKKMTKYTFTEFLNRYRVSQAKRELLAGNTVGDACFASGFQSMSYFNRVFNRVAGMNPSDYRDSGEAFRNSPQPGPASTPGS